One part of the Streptomyces sp. NBC_00286 genome encodes these proteins:
- a CDS encoding 5-carboxymethyl-2-hydroxymuconate Delta-isomerase, translated as MPQITVDYSAPLADAFDRKGFALALHTMVVETAAAKLPACKTRFRPTEDLVIGGEADGHALVHVMIALLPGRTEETKAALTERTLELLRAHVKPAGVTLHASAEVRDLDASYSKFEE; from the coding sequence ATGCCGCAGATCACCGTCGACTACTCGGCGCCGCTTGCCGACGCCTTCGACCGGAAGGGGTTCGCGCTCGCGCTGCACACGATGGTGGTGGAGACGGCCGCCGCGAAGCTCCCGGCGTGCAAGACGCGGTTCCGGCCGACAGAGGACCTGGTGATCGGCGGGGAGGCGGACGGGCATGCGCTGGTGCATGTCATGATCGCGCTGCTGCCCGGCCGTACCGAGGAGACGAAGGCGGCGCTGACCGAGCGGACGCTGGAGCTGCTACGGGCCCATGTAAAGCCCGCCGGGGTCACGCTGCACGCTTCCGCGGAGGTGCGGGACCTGGACGCCTCGTACAGCAAGTTCGAGGAGTAG
- a CDS encoding TetR/AcrR family transcriptional regulator, whose protein sequence is MTTGVQVRRRMGVEERRQQLIGVALELFSRRSPDEVSIDEIASAAGISRPLVYHYFPGKLSLYEAALKRAADDLATRFVEPREGPLGTRLLRVMRRYFDFVDEHGPGFSALMRGGPAVGSSATNALVDGVRQAAYLQILAHLDIDRPPARLELVIRSWISLAESTALIWLDGRRIPRAELEAQLVHDFAALAAVSAAYDDEMANLLRRMLKDEPAEGPFMDLVGRLVALAS, encoded by the coding sequence ATGACAACCGGGGTACAGGTACGCCGCAGGATGGGTGTCGAGGAACGACGGCAGCAGTTGATCGGCGTCGCCCTCGAGCTGTTCAGCCGACGCTCGCCCGACGAGGTCTCCATCGACGAGATAGCCTCGGCCGCCGGCATCTCCCGGCCCCTGGTTTACCACTACTTTCCCGGCAAACTCAGCCTGTACGAGGCGGCGTTGAAGCGTGCCGCCGACGATCTGGCGACCCGGTTCGTGGAGCCGCGGGAAGGCCCGCTGGGCACGCGGCTGCTGCGAGTGATGCGACGGTACTTCGACTTCGTCGACGAGCACGGGCCCGGCTTCTCGGCGCTGATGCGGGGCGGCCCGGCGGTCGGCTCCTCCGCCACCAACGCCCTCGTCGACGGCGTACGGCAGGCCGCGTACCTGCAGATACTGGCGCATCTGGACATCGACCGGCCGCCCGCCCGCCTGGAACTGGTCATCCGCTCCTGGATCTCGCTCGCCGAGTCGACGGCCCTGATCTGGCTGGACGGCCGCCGCATCCCCCGAGCCGAGCTGGAAGCACAGCTCGTCCACGACTTCGCGGCGCTGGCGGCGGTGAGCGCGGCGTACGACGACGAGATGGCGAATCTGCTGCGCCGCATGCTCAAGGACGAGCCGGCCGAGGGCCCGTTCATGGACCTCGTCGGCCGGCTCGTAGCGCTCGCGTCGTAG
- a CDS encoding DUF1996 domain-containing protein yields MGRTNRKRRSTLANRAIAASAALALGGGGLLAANIYASAGEGNSQQNAQPTAAGVATIKCPDVGQSLKDVPDGARQGVDQELAKLDQQISEAYTRLADTRQAQAGDAAYVDNAILGPLKSKRVATIDRMNINIRNAGGQPLQGAEQMAQCEGVPADQINNGGDQGQGDGQDQGQGDGQDQGQGDGQDQGQGDGQDQGQGDGQDQGQQGGPVAADFQDITQVQPNGGPQGVNGNGLPANGDSGSTGSFTTSCGTNGNDNHNSDNIIVAPGVDNGAQHTHDYVGNQDNDAFTSDEEFLQADTSCENQGDKSSYYWPVLRLQNGEDEFDANDLGGGAEGNIGPIQEAAQAELKFVGNKAGDVVAMPQALRIITGDAKAFSNGLANANTNWSCTGFEDRQLTDKYPICPEGSSVVRTSFFQSCWDGQNIDSANHRDHVAFVNEDGTCDNGFQAIPQLQARLVYDVPAPQIENGQVQNPFAVDGFPTELHKPITDHNDFLNFFDEETMNQVVECINSGQDCQ; encoded by the coding sequence ATGGGACGCACGAACCGAAAACGCCGCTCAACGCTCGCCAACCGGGCGATAGCCGCATCGGCGGCTCTCGCGCTGGGCGGCGGCGGCTTGCTCGCGGCCAATATCTACGCATCGGCGGGTGAGGGGAACTCGCAGCAGAACGCGCAGCCGACCGCCGCAGGGGTGGCAACGATCAAATGCCCGGACGTCGGGCAGTCACTGAAAGATGTGCCGGACGGCGCCCGCCAGGGTGTCGACCAGGAGCTGGCGAAGCTCGACCAGCAGATCTCGGAGGCCTACACGCGTCTCGCGGACACGCGCCAGGCCCAGGCCGGTGACGCCGCCTACGTCGACAACGCCATCCTCGGCCCGCTGAAGTCCAAGCGGGTGGCCACCATCGACCGGATGAACATCAACATCCGGAACGCGGGCGGCCAGCCTCTGCAGGGTGCCGAGCAGATGGCCCAGTGCGAGGGTGTGCCGGCCGACCAGATCAACAACGGTGGAGACCAGGGTCAAGGCGACGGCCAGGACCAGGGCCAGGGCGATGGCCAGGACCAGGGTCAAGGCGATGGCCAGGACCAGGGCCAGGGCGACGGTCAGGACCAGGGCCAGGGTGACGGTCAGGACCAGGGCCAGCAGGGCGGCCCGGTCGCAGCCGACTTCCAGGACATCACCCAGGTTCAGCCGAACGGCGGCCCGCAGGGTGTGAACGGAAACGGGCTCCCCGCCAACGGTGACTCCGGTTCCACAGGCAGCTTCACCACGAGCTGTGGCACCAACGGGAACGACAACCACAACTCGGACAACATCATCGTTGCTCCGGGTGTCGACAACGGCGCCCAGCACACGCACGACTACGTCGGCAACCAGGACAACGACGCGTTCACCAGCGACGAGGAGTTCCTCCAGGCTGACACCAGCTGCGAGAACCAGGGCGACAAGTCGTCGTACTACTGGCCGGTGCTGCGCCTGCAGAACGGTGAGGACGAGTTCGACGCGAACGACCTCGGTGGCGGTGCGGAAGGCAACATCGGCCCGATCCAGGAAGCCGCCCAGGCGGAGCTGAAGTTCGTCGGCAACAAGGCGGGCGACGTCGTCGCGATGCCGCAGGCCCTGCGCATCATCACCGGTGACGCCAAGGCCTTCAGCAACGGCCTCGCCAACGCCAACACGAACTGGAGCTGCACCGGCTTCGAGGACCGGCAGCTGACGGACAAGTACCCGATCTGCCCCGAGGGCAGCTCCGTGGTGCGGACGTCCTTCTTCCAGAGCTGCTGGGACGGTCAGAACATCGACAGCGCCAACCACCGTGACCACGTGGCCTTCGTGAACGAGGACGGTACCTGCGACAACGGCTTCCAGGCCATCCCCCAGCTCCAGGCCCGTCTGGTCTACGACGTTCCGGCGCCGCAGATCGAGAACGGACAGGTCCAGAACCCGTTCGCGGTGGACGGCTTCCCGACGGAGCTGCACAAGCCGATCACCGACCACAACGACTTCCTCAACTTCTTCGACGAGGAGACGATGAACCAGGTGGTCGAGTGCATCAACAGCGGCCAGGACTGCCAGTAG
- a CDS encoding response regulator transcription factor has protein sequence MRVVLAEDLFLLRDGLVRMLEAYDFEIAAAVESGPELERALAELEPDVAVVDVRLPPSHTDEGLQCALKARRARPGLPVLVLSQHVEQLYARELLADGTGGVGYLLKDRVFDAEQFIDAVRRVAAGGTAMDPQVIQQLLSRRQAESRPLGRLTPREREVLELMAQGRSNAAIAERLVVTERAIAKHTSNIFAKLDLEVSDDDNRRVLAVLAYLDQGR, from the coding sequence TTGCGAGTTGTCCTAGCCGAAGACCTCTTCCTACTGCGCGACGGACTGGTCCGGATGCTCGAGGCGTACGACTTCGAGATCGCGGCGGCGGTGGAGAGCGGTCCCGAACTCGAGCGGGCGCTCGCCGAGTTGGAGCCGGACGTCGCCGTCGTCGACGTACGGCTGCCGCCTTCGCACACGGACGAGGGCCTGCAGTGCGCGCTCAAGGCGCGCCGGGCGAGACCCGGGCTGCCGGTGCTGGTGCTGTCGCAGCACGTGGAGCAGTTGTACGCGCGGGAGTTGCTGGCGGACGGGACCGGCGGGGTCGGCTATCTGCTGAAGGACCGGGTCTTCGACGCCGAGCAGTTCATCGATGCCGTACGCCGGGTCGCGGCGGGTGGCACCGCGATGGATCCGCAGGTGATCCAGCAGCTGTTGTCGCGGCGTCAGGCGGAGAGCCGGCCGCTGGGGCGGCTGACGCCGCGTGAGCGGGAGGTGCTGGAGCTGATGGCTCAGGGCCGCTCGAACGCGGCGATCGCGGAGCGCCTCGTGGTGACAGAACGGGCCATTGCGAAGCACACCTCCAACATCTTCGCGAAGCTGGACCTTGAGGTGTCGGACGATGATAATCGCCGCGTCCTGGCCGTTCTCGCCTATTTGGATCAGGGACGTTGA
- a CDS encoding sensor histidine kinase, whose amino-acid sequence MTTIETKSGGSAETKSGGSARVRGSGIAAVRGLGLAPVLLPGAVLCFTLSVVSIALIPIGIGLVTTPWVLTGVRAFADWRRVLAAQWCGVKIPSAYRPVPKGAKPWTRTFALLRDPATWRDLRWLPVDMTAGFVTVLLPAVLFLYPLEGFALAAGLWRVFADAGYVAYWYGFVPVTGQASAFGAAALALALLFLAHFAGPRLLKAHFQLTRALLAPGQGELAERVRVLTETRRDAVDTSAAELRRIERDLHDGAQARLVAMGMDLGTVEALLDKDPEKARQLLAEARQKSADALTELRDLVRGIHPPVLAERGLGDAVRALALRLPVGTEVDVDLPGRADAPVESATYFAVSEVLTNAVKHAEADRIWVDVHHTDGMLRIAVTDNGKGGAGIGAGSGLSGVERRLSTFDGILAVSSPAGGPTMVTMEIPCELS is encoded by the coding sequence ATGACGACCATCGAGACGAAAAGTGGCGGTTCCGCCGAGACCAAGAGTGGCGGTTCCGCGCGGGTGCGGGGGAGCGGGATCGCGGCGGTGCGGGGGCTCGGGCTGGCGCCGGTGCTGCTGCCGGGGGCCGTGCTCTGCTTCACGCTCTCCGTGGTGTCCATCGCGTTGATACCGATCGGGATCGGGCTCGTCACCACGCCCTGGGTGCTTACGGGCGTGCGGGCGTTCGCGGACTGGCGGCGGGTGCTGGCCGCGCAGTGGTGCGGGGTGAAGATCCCGTCGGCGTACCGGCCGGTCCCGAAGGGCGCCAAGCCGTGGACGCGTACGTTCGCGTTGCTGCGCGACCCGGCGACCTGGCGAGACCTGCGGTGGCTGCCGGTCGACATGACGGCGGGGTTCGTCACCGTGCTGCTGCCGGCGGTGCTGTTCCTCTACCCCCTGGAGGGGTTCGCGCTGGCGGCCGGGCTGTGGCGGGTCTTCGCGGACGCCGGATACGTCGCGTACTGGTACGGCTTCGTGCCGGTCACGGGCCAGGCCTCCGCGTTCGGCGCCGCCGCGCTGGCGCTCGCGCTCCTCTTCCTGGCCCACTTCGCCGGCCCGCGGCTGCTGAAGGCCCACTTCCAGCTCACCCGCGCCCTCCTCGCCCCGGGGCAGGGCGAGCTGGCCGAGCGCGTCCGCGTCCTGACCGAGACCCGCCGGGACGCGGTGGACACCTCGGCCGCCGAACTGCGGCGCATCGAGCGGGACCTGCACGACGGGGCGCAGGCCCGGCTGGTCGCGATGGGCATGGACCTCGGCACCGTCGAGGCGCTCCTCGACAAGGACCCCGAGAAGGCCAGGCAGTTGCTCGCCGAGGCCCGCCAGAAGTCCGCCGACGCGCTCACCGAGCTGCGCGACCTCGTCCGCGGCATCCACCCGCCCGTGCTCGCCGAACGCGGACTCGGCGACGCCGTACGGGCGTTGGCGCTACGGCTGCCCGTCGGCACCGAGGTGGACGTGGACCTCCCGGGGCGCGCGGACGCCCCCGTCGAGTCGGCCACGTACTTCGCCGTCAGCGAGGTCCTCACCAACGCCGTGAAGCATGCGGAGGCCGACCGGATCTGGGTCGATGTGCACCACACCGACGGCATGCTGCGGATCGCCGTCACCGACAACGGCAAGGGCGGGGCCGGGATCGGGGCCGGTTCGGGACTCTCCGGAGTCGAGCGGCGACTGAGTACATTCGACGGCATCCTGGCCGTCAGCAGCCCCGCGGGCGGTCCCACCATGGTGACCATGGAGATCCCTTGCGAGTTGTCCTAG
- a CDS encoding SDR family oxidoreductase, translated as MRLLMLGGTDFVGRAVVEAALARGWDVTVLNRGTHEPPAGVRSLLGDRTAPDGLAALAAAEGDWDVVVDTWSWAPRAVRDAARLLKDRAGRYVYVSSCSVYAWPPAAGYTEEAPPVEGASADAEQTDYARDKRGGELAAVDAFDEERSVLVRAGLILGPYENVGRLPWWLTRIARGGPVLAPGPRELPLQYVDARDLAEWVLGAAERELSGPYNLISPQGHTTMGALLDACVQATGSNAELRWTAPELILDAGIEPWTQLPVWVPPASELHGALHSANVSRAVATGLQCRPVEETVTDTWAWLQTLGGTAPQRPDRPAKGLDPEVEAKVLGL; from the coding sequence ATGAGACTTCTGATGCTGGGCGGTACGGATTTCGTGGGGCGGGCCGTCGTCGAGGCCGCGCTCGCCCGCGGCTGGGACGTGACGGTCCTGAACCGGGGAACCCACGAGCCTCCGGCCGGGGTGCGGTCGCTGCTCGGCGACCGCACCGCGCCCGACGGGCTCGCGGCGCTCGCGGCGGCCGAGGGCGACTGGGACGTCGTCGTCGACACCTGGTCGTGGGCGCCACGTGCCGTACGGGACGCGGCGCGGCTCCTGAAGGACCGCGCCGGCCGGTACGTCTACGTGTCCAGCTGCTCCGTGTACGCGTGGCCGCCGGCCGCCGGTTACACCGAGGAAGCTCCCCCGGTGGAGGGCGCCTCGGCGGACGCGGAGCAGACCGACTACGCGCGGGACAAGCGCGGCGGTGAGCTCGCCGCCGTCGACGCCTTCGACGAAGAGCGCTCCGTGCTCGTACGGGCCGGTCTGATCCTCGGCCCGTACGAGAACGTCGGCCGCCTGCCATGGTGGCTGACCCGCATCGCCCGCGGCGGCCCCGTCCTCGCACCCGGCCCCCGTGAGCTGCCGCTCCAGTACGTCGACGCCCGCGACCTCGCCGAGTGGGTACTCGGGGCGGCGGAACGGGAGTTGAGCGGCCCGTACAACCTCATCAGCCCGCAGGGGCATACGACGATGGGGGCACTCCTCGACGCCTGCGTGCAGGCAACGGGCAGCAACGCCGAACTCCGCTGGACCGCCCCCGAGTTGATCCTCGACGCCGGCATCGAGCCCTGGACCCAACTACCGGTCTGGGTACCACCGGCGAGCGAACTGCACGGCGCCCTCCACAGCGCGAACGTGTCACGCGCCGTGGCAACTGGCCTTCAGTGCCGCCCCGTTGAGGAGACGGTGACGGACACGTGGGCGTGGCTGCAGACCCTGGGCGGGACGGCACCTCAGCGCCCGGACCGACCGGCGAAGGGCCTCGACCCGGAGGTGGAGGCGAAGGTGCTGGGCCTATGA
- a CDS encoding winged helix-turn-helix domain-containing protein, with product MANTRYFPSADVADLLPPGTTLLPAPPHTLPKLPGRPPMVGYLVLVPADQQPALPPITAPEDAPDREEPEGGDSLVHVDPVRRTAEVDGRPLELTYLEFELLAHLVAHPHRVHTRDHLVSTVWGYGHVGDGRTVDVHIARLRRKLGAEHRGAIRTVRRVGYKYVPPSGR from the coding sequence ATGGCGAACACCCGTTACTTCCCGTCCGCGGATGTCGCGGATCTCCTGCCGCCGGGCACCACCCTGCTGCCCGCTCCCCCGCACACCCTGCCCAAGCTGCCGGGCCGACCGCCCATGGTCGGCTACCTGGTACTCGTACCGGCCGACCAGCAGCCCGCCCTGCCGCCCATCACGGCTCCGGAAGACGCCCCGGACCGCGAAGAACCCGAGGGCGGCGACTCCCTCGTACACGTCGACCCCGTGCGGCGTACCGCCGAGGTCGACGGACGGCCGCTCGAACTCACCTACCTGGAGTTCGAGTTGCTCGCGCACCTCGTGGCGCATCCGCACCGGGTACACACCCGCGACCACCTGGTGTCCACGGTCTGGGGCTACGGGCATGTGGGCGACGGCCGCACCGTGGACGTCCACATCGCCCGGCTGCGCCGCAAGCTCGGTGCGGAGCACCGGGGGGCGATCCGGACAGTACGGCGCGTGGGGTACAAGTACGTTCCGCCGAGCGGGCGTTGA
- the glnII gene encoding glutamine synthetase encodes MTFKAEYIWIDGTEPTAKLRSKTKILADDAKGADLPIWGFDGSSTNQAEGHASDCVLKPVFSCPDPIRGGDDLLVMCEVLNIDMTPHESNTRAALVEVAEKFAEQEPIFGIEQEYTFFEGIKPLGFPEGGFPAPQGGYYCGVGADEIFGRDVVEAHLDNCLKAGLGISGINAEVMPGQWEFQVGPLAPLEVADQLWLARWLLYRTAEDFGVSATLDPKPVKGDWNGAGAHTNFSTKAMREGYDAIITACESLGEGSKPLDHVKNYGAGIDDRLTGLHETAPWNEYSYGVSNRGASVRIPWQVEKDGKGYIEDRRPNANVDPYVVTRLIVDTCCTALDKAGQV; translated from the coding sequence GTGACCTTCAAGGCTGAGTACATCTGGATCGACGGCACCGAGCCGACGGCCAAGCTGCGTTCCAAGACGAAGATCCTGGCCGATGACGCCAAGGGTGCCGACCTGCCGATCTGGGGCTTCGACGGGTCCTCCACGAACCAGGCCGAGGGCCACGCCTCCGACTGCGTGCTCAAGCCGGTCTTCTCCTGCCCGGACCCGATCCGCGGCGGCGACGACCTGCTCGTGATGTGCGAGGTACTCAACATCGACATGACGCCGCACGAGTCCAACACGCGTGCCGCGCTCGTCGAGGTCGCGGAGAAGTTCGCCGAGCAGGAGCCGATCTTCGGCATCGAGCAGGAGTACACCTTCTTCGAGGGCATCAAGCCGCTGGGCTTCCCCGAGGGCGGCTTCCCGGCGCCGCAGGGCGGTTACTACTGCGGTGTCGGCGCCGACGAGATCTTCGGCCGTGACGTCGTCGAGGCGCACCTGGACAACTGCCTCAAGGCGGGCCTGGGCATCTCCGGCATCAACGCCGAGGTCATGCCCGGCCAGTGGGAGTTCCAGGTCGGCCCGCTCGCCCCGCTCGAGGTCGCCGACCAGCTGTGGCTGGCCCGCTGGCTGCTGTACCGCACCGCCGAGGACTTCGGCGTCTCCGCGACGCTGGACCCGAAGCCGGTGAAGGGCGACTGGAACGGCGCGGGCGCGCACACCAACTTCTCCACGAAGGCGATGCGCGAGGGCTACGACGCGATCATCACCGCCTGCGAGTCGCTCGGCGAGGGCTCCAAGCCGCTGGACCACGTCAAGAACTACGGCGCCGGCATCGACGACCGCCTGACCGGTCTGCACGAGACGGCCCCGTGGAACGAGTACAGCTACGGCGTCTCCAACCGTGGCGCCTCGGTCCGTATCCCGTGGCAGGTCGAGAAGGACGGCAAGGGCTACATCGAGGACCGCCGCCCGAACGCGAACGTCGACCCGTACGTCGTGACGCGTCTGATCGTCGACACCTGCTGCACGGCGCTGGACAAGGCCGGCCAGGTCTGA
- a CDS encoding MarR family winged helix-turn-helix transcriptional regulator, with product MRHQGPEMEIVHLLRAVTVELGLHSARFAHHNGMHPTDVRALIELMDASRAGEEMTAGRLGAALGLNSAGTTSLLDRLERAGHVRRVRGRQDRRKVVVEVNERAVELGWSSFGPLIGKAVEFLQGCDEREREAIRGFLEGVREAAAAEGE from the coding sequence ATGCGGCATCAGGGCCCCGAGATGGAGATCGTCCATCTCCTGCGCGCGGTGACGGTCGAACTCGGCCTGCACAGCGCCCGGTTCGCGCACCACAACGGCATGCACCCGACGGACGTACGCGCCCTGATCGAGCTCATGGATGCCTCCCGGGCCGGCGAGGAGATGACGGCCGGGCGGCTCGGTGCCGCGCTCGGGCTCAATTCCGCCGGGACCACCTCGCTGCTCGACCGGCTGGAGCGGGCCGGGCATGTGCGGCGGGTGCGGGGTCGGCAGGATCGCCGCAAGGTGGTCGTCGAGGTGAACGAGCGGGCCGTCGAACTGGGGTGGTCCTCCTTCGGGCCGCTCATCGGGAAGGCGGTGGAGTTTCTCCAGGGCTGCGACGAGCGTGAGCGGGAAGCGATCCGGGGCTTCCTGGAGGGGGTGCGGGAGGCCGCGGCGGCCGAGGGCGAGTGA
- a CDS encoding alpha/beta fold hydrolase produces the protein MRTYDSDAFKSAYDKVMAKWPAEREAVRVPTPFGTTYVNACGPRDAPPLLLLPGGGGATSASWYAQAADLARNRRVLAVDLIGAPGRSEPAGDRHPRTVADLSAWLDALLDGLGVEAVDMGGHSYGGWIALQYALLAPARVRRLFLLDPTQCFAGFKAAYLLHALPMLLRPAPHRVRAFLEWESGGVPLDPDWLQLQEAAAGFPSVKPVTGPRPKPEALRGLEMSVLLCLAGNSRTHDARDVAARAGRLLPRVDTYVLPGISHHALPQAAPAELSRRLTDFLGG, from the coding sequence ATGCGTACGTACGACAGCGACGCCTTTAAGTCGGCCTACGACAAGGTCATGGCCAAGTGGCCAGCGGAACGGGAGGCGGTCCGGGTCCCGACGCCGTTCGGTACGACGTACGTCAACGCCTGCGGACCGCGTGACGCGCCCCCGCTTCTCCTCCTGCCGGGCGGCGGCGGAGCGACCTCTGCCTCCTGGTACGCACAGGCCGCCGACCTCGCGCGTAACCGCCGCGTCCTCGCCGTCGACCTGATCGGCGCCCCCGGGCGCAGCGAACCGGCCGGCGACCGTCACCCCCGTACGGTCGCCGACCTGTCCGCCTGGCTGGACGCGCTCCTGGACGGCCTCGGTGTCGAGGCGGTGGACATGGGCGGGCACTCGTACGGCGGCTGGATCGCCCTGCAGTACGCGCTGTTGGCCCCTGCCCGGGTGCGGCGCCTGTTCCTTCTGGACCCGACGCAGTGTTTCGCCGGGTTCAAGGCGGCGTATCTGCTGCACGCCCTGCCGATGCTGCTGCGCCCCGCGCCCCACCGTGTCCGCGCCTTCTTGGAGTGGGAGAGCGGGGGAGTGCCCCTCGATCCCGACTGGCTCCAACTCCAGGAGGCGGCCGCCGGCTTCCCCTCCGTGAAGCCGGTGACCGGGCCTCGTCCGAAGCCGGAGGCGCTGCGGGGCTTGGAGATGTCGGTCCTGCTGTGCCTGGCCGGGAACAGCAGGACTCATGACGCGCGCGACGTGGCGGCGCGGGCAGGGCGGCTGCTGCCGCGCGTGGACACGTACGTACTGCCCGGCATCTCGCACCACGCACTGCCACAGGCCGCACCCGCCGAACTGAGCCGCCGCCTCACCGATTTCCTCGGCGGCTGA
- a CDS encoding PH domain-containing protein, with amino-acid sequence MTLRESLTVRALGGTRLTPILTGVSVGQELSDNGRLLPATTPDAALRVANLLLGTAPPPLTPQRLAHGWLHPHPRSAGLLALARYLAADAALAAALVLPVRLWNWPSWLMLLPALLALIHLPAAYGYHRNLGHRLVDGHLFARRGFFVRRTDVVQLRGVCGTTVRQSRVQRRLGLATLRLATAAGERVYTVRDLRLTEAADLARTVLDQERITQLPL; translated from the coding sequence GTGACGCTGCGCGAATCCCTGACCGTACGGGCACTCGGCGGTACGCGGCTGACGCCGATCCTGACCGGAGTGAGCGTAGGACAGGAACTCTCCGACAACGGGCGGCTGTTACCGGCCACCACCCCCGACGCGGCCCTACGAGTGGCCAATCTCCTCCTCGGCACCGCGCCGCCGCCGCTCACCCCTCAACGGCTCGCACACGGCTGGCTGCATCCGCACCCACGCTCGGCCGGGCTTCTGGCACTTGCGCGTTATCTGGCGGCCGACGCAGCACTGGCCGCGGCCCTGGTCCTCCCCGTACGACTCTGGAACTGGCCCTCGTGGCTGATGCTGCTGCCGGCTCTCCTCGCCCTCATCCATCTCCCGGCGGCGTACGGCTATCACCGCAACCTCGGGCATCGCCTCGTCGACGGCCACCTCTTCGCACGTCGCGGCTTCTTCGTCCGCCGCACGGACGTGGTTCAACTGCGCGGCGTGTGCGGCACGACGGTGCGGCAGTCGCGGGTCCAGCGCCGCCTGGGCCTGGCCACGCTGCGGCTGGCCACGGCGGCGGGCGAACGGGTCTACACGGTGCGGGACCTACGGCTGACGGAGGCGGCGGACCTCGCTCGGACCGTGCTCGACCAGGAGAGAATTACTCAACTTCCTTTGTGA